A single window of Amphiura filiformis chromosome 17, Afil_fr2py, whole genome shotgun sequence DNA harbors:
- the LOC140138054 gene encoding choline transporter-like protein 2 isoform X2, giving the protein MNGNKKHRDKKAYDNDGAEFDIEEDRPPKKSPLKRNKKKSYYGERKKYDPTFHGPTEDRSCTDIICCLLFFVFVIGMVGLGGYAYYSGDPLTLIYATDYQGNVCGKTPGFETKPFLMYFDLLECFNVATVYETGCPSTKICLERCPRETFAPFTLLLLDRLGEAAADAGLPDQVGLDIPDSEWDKMMCEYAFDPKAEYTDPVSPYFNNLDKIFEDKRCAAYYLKSEPLFERCIPGFLVSNESSVAEIFEEVTGYIATSDTVNEINITTTDIERTFQRVVNTFLDLRGFLEFLYQDFISSWWLILIGLAIGMALSLIWIILMRWIAGPMVWGSIFLIYGVLGVGMYFCYKQYFDLEDMRVSDPTFAFLATLSDFLRLQKTWLTFGIILLVIFLVILLVTLCLCNRIRLAVQLIAEASKAVGNMMSTLFFPIIPFFLQVIIYSLWAIIAVYLATSHEVRYEVYNAPPDFAIENGTECVYETFNATYNTNGTTATCVFVSYSLPTYTTYLQFVNLFGLFWISNFIIALGQVTLAGAFASYFWAYDKSNDVPALPLLRSFWWAIRYHLGSIAFGSLIIAIVKIIRVLLEYVQLQLKGKTNNVAKFLITCLQCCFWCLEKFLKFLNKNAYILVAIYGKNFCTSAKDAFFLLMRNIIRVAVINKITDFLLLLGTLCIVGLVTVAYFFYFSMQITFINDIVPVPELHYYWAVIIVISLGVFCIARGFFSVFDMAVDTMFLSFLEDSERHDGSPEKPYYMSKDLMQIVGKKNKKRKDQPDNNDEESETEDW; this is encoded by the exons GAGTTGTACTGACATAATATGCTGTCTGCTGTTCTTTGTGTTTGTTATTGGTATGGTGGGCTTAGGTGGATATG CTTACTACTCAGGTGATCCATTGACACTCATCTATGCAACAGACTACCAGGGCAATGTGTGTGGAAAAACACCAGGTTTTGA AACTAAGCCATTCCTCATGTATTTTGATCTTCTGGAGTGCTTTAATGTAGCAACAGTTTATGAAACTGGTTGTCCATCAACGAAG ATATGTTTAGAGAGATGTCCGCGGGAGACCTTTGCACCATTCACACTGCTTCTGTTAGACCGTCTTGGTGAGGCAGCTGCAGATGCAGGATTACCAGATCAAGTGGGGCTTGATATACCGGATTCAGAGTGGGATAAGATGATGTGTGAATATGCTTTTGATCCCAAGGCAGAATATACAGATCCTGTTAGTCCTTATTTT AATAACTTGGATAAAATCTTTGAAGACAAAAGGTGTGCAGCATATTACTTAAAAAGTGAACCAT TGTTTGAGAGATGTATCCCAGGATTCCTTGTTTCAAATGAATCCAGTGTCGCTGAAATCTTTGAAGAAGTAACAGGTTACATTGCAACAAGTGATACTGTCAATGAAATTAATATCACTACTACCGACATAGAAAGAACTTTTCAAAG GGTTGTGAATACCTTTTTGGATTTAAGAGGTTTCCTTGAATTCTTGTACCAGGATTTCATTTCATCATGGTGGCTTATCCTGAT TGGTTTAGCTATAGGAATGGCTTTGTCTCTGATTTGGATTATCCTTATGAGGTGGATAGCTGGGCCTATGGTATGGGGAAGCATATTCTTAATCTATGGCGTACTGGGAGTTG GCATGTATTTTTGTTACAAGCAGTATTTTGATTTGGAGGATATGAGAGTGTCAGATCCAACGTTTGCATTCCTTGCGACATTGAGTGATTTTCTGAGGTTACAAAAGACATGGCTGACATTTG GTATTATACTCCTCGTCATATTTTTGGTCATACTACTGGTGACATTATGCCTCTGTAATAGAATCCGCCTGGCTGTACAACTCATAGCAGAAGCTAGCAA GGCTGTAGGCAATATGATGTCAACATTATTCTTCCCCATCATACCATTCTTCCTACAAGTCATCATATATTCATTATGGGCTATCATAGCAGT CTATCTAGCCACATCTCATGAAGTGAGGTATGAGGTATACAATGCACCGCCAGATTTCGCAATTGAAAATGGCACAGAATGTGTATATGAG ACATTTAATGCAACCTACAACACCAATGGTACCACAGCGACATGTGTGTTTGTGTCTTATAGTCTACCAACATACACCACATACCTACAGTTTGTCAACTTGTTTGGACTCTTCTGGATATCAAATTTCATCATTGCCCTAGGCCAGGTCACACTTGCAGGGGCATTTGCTTCCTATTTCTGGGCATACGATAAATCCAATGATGTACCAGCCTTGCCATTGTTGAGATCGTTCTGGTGGGCAATCAG ATATCATCTTGGATCCATCGCATTTGGTTCATTAATCATCGCCATCGTTAAGATCATCCGAGTCTTATTAGAATATGTTCAGCTACAATTGAAAGGCAAAACTAACAATGTAGCCAAGTTTTTAATAACGTGTCTCCAGTGCTGCTTCTGGTGCTTGGAAAAATTCCTGAAATTCTTGAATAAGAATGCATACATTTTG GTTGCAATTTATGGCAAAAACTTCTGTACATCAGCGAAGGATGCATTCTTCTTACTGATGAGGAACATTATAAG AGTGGCAGTTATCAACAAAATTACAGATTTTCTTTTGCTGTTGGGTACGCTATGCATTGTAGGTCTAGTTACTGTGGCATACTTCTTCTACTTCAGTATGCAAATTACATTCATCAATGATATAGTACCAGTACCTGAGCTACACTACTATTGGGCTGTCATCATT GTGATATCACTTGGTGTGTTTTGCATAGCCAGGGGATTCTTCAGTGTATTCGATATGGCAGTCGACACCATGTTTTTGTCATTCT TGGAGGATTCTGAGCGACATGATGGCTCACCAGAGAAACCCTATTACATGTCTAAGGATCTCATGCAGATTGTTGGCAAGAAGAACAAGAAACGCAAGGATCAACCTGATAACAATGATGAGGAGTCTGAGACTGAGGACTGGTAG
- the LOC140138054 gene encoding choline transporter-like protein 2 isoform X1, which translates to MNGNKKHRDKKAYDNDGAEFDIEEDRPPKKSPLKRNKKKSYYGERKKYDPTFHGPTEDRSCTDIICCLLFFVFVIGMVGLGGYAYYSGDPLTLIYATDYQGNVCGKTPGFEQKPFLFYFDLLECFDTTTIVTSNCPSTKICLERCPRETFAPFTLLLLDRLGEAAADAGLPDQVGLDIPDSEWDKMMCEYAFDPKAEYTDPVSPYFNNLDKIFEDKRCAAYYLKSEPLFERCIPGFLVSNESSVAEIFEEVTGYIATSDTVNEINITTTDIERTFQRVVNTFLDLRGFLEFLYQDFISSWWLILIGLAIGMALSLIWIILMRWIAGPMVWGSIFLIYGVLGVGMYFCYKQYFDLEDMRVSDPTFAFLATLSDFLRLQKTWLTFGIILLVIFLVILLVTLCLCNRIRLAVQLIAEASKAVGNMMSTLFFPIIPFFLQVIIYSLWAIIAVYLATSHEVRYEVYNAPPDFAIENGTECVYETFNATYNTNGTTATCVFVSYSLPTYTTYLQFVNLFGLFWISNFIIALGQVTLAGAFASYFWAYDKSNDVPALPLLRSFWWAIRYHLGSIAFGSLIIAIVKIIRVLLEYVQLQLKGKTNNVAKFLITCLQCCFWCLEKFLKFLNKNAYILVAIYGKNFCTSAKDAFFLLMRNIIRVAVINKITDFLLLLGTLCIVGLVTVAYFFYFSMQITFINDIVPVPELHYYWAVIIVISLGVFCIARGFFSVFDMAVDTMFLSFLEDSERHDGSPEKPYYMSKDLMQIVGKKNKKRKDQPDNNDEESETEDW; encoded by the exons GAGTTGTACTGACATAATATGCTGTCTGCTGTTCTTTGTGTTTGTTATTGGTATGGTGGGCTTAGGTGGATATG CTTACTACTCAGGTGATCCATTGACACTCATCTATGCAACAGACTACCAGGGCAATGTGTGTGGAAAAACACCAGGTTTTGA GCAAAAACCATTCCTGTTTTATTTTGATCTCTTGGAATGCTTCGATACAACCACTATTGTTACTTCTAACTGTCCATCAACCAAG ATATGTTTAGAGAGATGTCCGCGGGAGACCTTTGCACCATTCACACTGCTTCTGTTAGACCGTCTTGGTGAGGCAGCTGCAGATGCAGGATTACCAGATCAAGTGGGGCTTGATATACCGGATTCAGAGTGGGATAAGATGATGTGTGAATATGCTTTTGATCCCAAGGCAGAATATACAGATCCTGTTAGTCCTTATTTT AATAACTTGGATAAAATCTTTGAAGACAAAAGGTGTGCAGCATATTACTTAAAAAGTGAACCAT TGTTTGAGAGATGTATCCCAGGATTCCTTGTTTCAAATGAATCCAGTGTCGCTGAAATCTTTGAAGAAGTAACAGGTTACATTGCAACAAGTGATACTGTCAATGAAATTAATATCACTACTACCGACATAGAAAGAACTTTTCAAAG GGTTGTGAATACCTTTTTGGATTTAAGAGGTTTCCTTGAATTCTTGTACCAGGATTTCATTTCATCATGGTGGCTTATCCTGAT TGGTTTAGCTATAGGAATGGCTTTGTCTCTGATTTGGATTATCCTTATGAGGTGGATAGCTGGGCCTATGGTATGGGGAAGCATATTCTTAATCTATGGCGTACTGGGAGTTG GCATGTATTTTTGTTACAAGCAGTATTTTGATTTGGAGGATATGAGAGTGTCAGATCCAACGTTTGCATTCCTTGCGACATTGAGTGATTTTCTGAGGTTACAAAAGACATGGCTGACATTTG GTATTATACTCCTCGTCATATTTTTGGTCATACTACTGGTGACATTATGCCTCTGTAATAGAATCCGCCTGGCTGTACAACTCATAGCAGAAGCTAGCAA GGCTGTAGGCAATATGATGTCAACATTATTCTTCCCCATCATACCATTCTTCCTACAAGTCATCATATATTCATTATGGGCTATCATAGCAGT CTATCTAGCCACATCTCATGAAGTGAGGTATGAGGTATACAATGCACCGCCAGATTTCGCAATTGAAAATGGCACAGAATGTGTATATGAG ACATTTAATGCAACCTACAACACCAATGGTACCACAGCGACATGTGTGTTTGTGTCTTATAGTCTACCAACATACACCACATACCTACAGTTTGTCAACTTGTTTGGACTCTTCTGGATATCAAATTTCATCATTGCCCTAGGCCAGGTCACACTTGCAGGGGCATTTGCTTCCTATTTCTGGGCATACGATAAATCCAATGATGTACCAGCCTTGCCATTGTTGAGATCGTTCTGGTGGGCAATCAG ATATCATCTTGGATCCATCGCATTTGGTTCATTAATCATCGCCATCGTTAAGATCATCCGAGTCTTATTAGAATATGTTCAGCTACAATTGAAAGGCAAAACTAACAATGTAGCCAAGTTTTTAATAACGTGTCTCCAGTGCTGCTTCTGGTGCTTGGAAAAATTCCTGAAATTCTTGAATAAGAATGCATACATTTTG GTTGCAATTTATGGCAAAAACTTCTGTACATCAGCGAAGGATGCATTCTTCTTACTGATGAGGAACATTATAAG AGTGGCAGTTATCAACAAAATTACAGATTTTCTTTTGCTGTTGGGTACGCTATGCATTGTAGGTCTAGTTACTGTGGCATACTTCTTCTACTTCAGTATGCAAATTACATTCATCAATGATATAGTACCAGTACCTGAGCTACACTACTATTGGGCTGTCATCATT GTGATATCACTTGGTGTGTTTTGCATAGCCAGGGGATTCTTCAGTGTATTCGATATGGCAGTCGACACCATGTTTTTGTCATTCT TGGAGGATTCTGAGCGACATGATGGCTCACCAGAGAAACCCTATTACATGTCTAAGGATCTCATGCAGATTGTTGGCAAGAAGAACAAGAAACGCAAGGATCAACCTGATAACAATGATGAGGAGTCTGAGACTGAGGACTGGTAG